The genomic segment CCACTTCACGGGCTCCGGCAACATCTTCCGCCAGCGGCTTCTCGATAAACACATGGGCTCCGGCTTCAAAAGCCTTGATCGCGTAGTCTTTATGAGTGTCCGGATAGGTGGCAATACAGACCGCATCCGGGCTTGTTTGTGCCAGCGCTTCCTCATACGCATCAAAAAGTGCATAGTCTGCTCCCAAATCCTGATTGAGCTTCTTTTTACTCGCTCCTCTTGCCACAAGACCTACGATCTCAAAGCCTTCCAGTTCGTGATACGCTCTGGCATGAGAAGCACCCATATTGCCGCAGCCGACCACTAATATTCTGATCAGTTTCATTGTTTAGTTTTAAATTTATTTACATCTTATTTTTTCCTTAACCCGTCGAGCGCAAATGCCGATCCGCTGCCTAAAACAGCACCAGCCAGTACATCTGTCGGATAGTGCACACCAAGATACATTCTGGAATAACCCACACTGCCCGCCCAGAGGAGTGATGGCCCAACGACATACCATTTTGGATAGGCACGGGATAAGGCTGAGGCCGTGGCAAACGCGGACGAGGTATGACCGGACGGAAACGAATAGCCGCTGGCCGTACGGACGGAGATAAAATTTGGGTACTTTCTGAACGGCCGGCTCCGTTTGATCAAATGTTTTATCCCGACATTAACCAGAGCCGTTACAGCTGTACTGCTTGCCACATAAAGCGCATTCTGTCGCATCACTTTGTCATTATTGACTGCACCAGCGACCAGCAGGCCCACGGGCACCGCCACCTGTACATAGTTATTGATATCCGACAGCACCTTGAATGTCTGGGTTTGCGGTGGCGTCCGCGTTTCGGCAATGGATTCCAGAATCCGGATGTCCAGTGTGGATGCCGTCTGTGCTTGCGCCCAGAAGACCATATTCAGACTGCTCATCCAGCAGATTACAAAAAACACTATTTTTTTCATACCCATTAAACAATTTGGTTCATGCCTTGCTAAATTGAATTAACGGCCTGCTGTCAGCCGCTCAGCAGGCTATCTGCGTTTCCTTGCTTTCAAACGTAATGCCGCCACGACTGAGGCCTTGAAACATGCGCACGTCGAAACATGCGCACGTCGTATTTCAGATTTGAATTAACAATTCTTAAAAATAAACAATTTTCTAGCTTTGTCATTCCTTATTTCAACTTTCTTGCCTTCATCCCTTGACAATCCCATGCATCCACGATCGTTTCACTGTGTCCACGTAAATGAAGGAACTTGCATATTTTAACATACTATTGTTGCATTTCCCATTAATTTAGTATACATTTGCTTCCAGTTATTAATACAAACATGGTCTATACCTACGTACATCATTTTCATTTGCATCATCGCCATTGCGGCGATATGTTAATTTAATGTGTTCTTACGTAGAATACCTTCCCTTCTGTTTGATTTCTTATTATTAATAATTTACTGCTAACATTTATAAAGCGTTGAAAAATCTTAAAATTGCTATCCAAAAATCGGGTAGGTTAAACGAAAAATCTGTTCAATTACTGAAAAACTGTGGTTTGGATTTCGAGAACTACAAAAGCTCCCTCATTACCACTGTGGGAAATTTTCCGCTCGAAATTTTATTTCTGAGAGATGACGATATCCCCGGATATGTCGAACAGGGAATCGCAGACCTCGGCATCGTCGGTGAAAATATTATTGACGAAACAGAATCCAAAGTGGAGTACCTCAAACGGCTGGGATTTGGCAAATGTACGCTGAAACTCGCTATTCCCAAAGACAGCAGCATCGAAGATCTCCGGGATCTAAACGGCAAAGCCATCGCGACTTCCTACCCAAATATTCTCAGAAACTTCCTGACTGCGTATAATATTGAGGCGGACATCCGGCTGATA from the Sphingobacterium thalpophilum genome contains:
- a CDS encoding phosphatase PAP2 family protein, whose product is MKKIVFFVICWMSSLNMVFWAQAQTASTLDIRILESIAETRTPPQTQTFKVLSDINNYVQVAVPVGLLVAGAVNNDKVMRQNALYVASSTAVTALVNVGIKHLIKRSRPFRKYPNFISVRTASGYSFPSGHTSSAFATASALSRAYPKWYVVGPSLLWAGSVGYSRMYLGVHYPTDVLAGAVLGSGSAFALDGLRKK